In the Bactrocera tryoni isolate S06 unplaced genomic scaffold, CSIRO_BtryS06_freeze2 scaffold_11, whole genome shotgun sequence genome, one interval contains:
- the LOC120779491 gene encoding piggyBac transposable element-derived protein 4-like has product MDQMLTGYSCKRSTNRWPLAMFYNMLDIAGLASFIIYDELNPAKQSDKRRSFIIELARQLVIPHMTKRATNPLVWRFAHIKQAMNLFNIKVPESCPSTSDATQQQSYAQVASKRSSCYHCAASSSKKRRKTRYNCSKCNRPICLNEHSMQLYSCKPNCSS; this is encoded by the exons ATGGATCAAATGTTGACTGGCTATTCGTGCAAACGCTCGACAAACCGTTGGCCACTGGCAATGTTTTATAATATGCTGGATATTGCCGGTTTGGCCTCATTCATCATCTATGACGAGCTGAATCCGGCAAAGCAGAGTGATAAGAGGCGCTCATTTATCATTGAATTGGCACGGCAGCTAGTTATTCCACATATGACGAAACGGGCGACTAACCCATTAGTATGGAGGTTTGCTCATATAAAACAAGCAATGAATCTTTTCAATATCAAG GTACCGGAATCTTGTCCATCGACATCAGATGCAACACAGCAACAATCATATgctcaagttgcttcaaaacggTCATCGTGCTACCATtgtgctgcttcttcttcgaAAAAGCGACGTAAAACTCGTTATAACTGCAGCAAATGTAATCGTCCCATATGTCTTAATGAACATTCCATGCAACTATATAGTTGTAAACCCAATTGCTCTTCATAA